A genome region from Rhinopithecus roxellana isolate Shanxi Qingling chromosome 10, ASM756505v1, whole genome shotgun sequence includes the following:
- the CLDN2 gene encoding claudin-2, with translation MASLGLQLVGYILGLLGLLGTLVAMLLPSWKTSSYVGASIVTAVGFSKGLWMECATHSTGITQCDIYSTLLGLPADIQAAQAMMVTSSAISSLACITSVVGMRCTVFCQESRVKDRVAVAGGVFFILGGLLGFIPVAWNLHGILRDFYSPLVPDSMKFEIGEALYLGIISSLFSLIAGIILCFSCSSQRNRSNYYNAYQAQPLATRSSPRPGQLPKVKSEFNSYSLTGYV, from the coding sequence ATGGCCTCTCTTGGCCTCCAACTTGTGGGCTACATCCTAGGCCTTCTGGGGCTTTTGGGAACACTGGTTGCCATGCTGCTTCCCAGCTGGAAAACAAGTTCTTACGTTGGTGCCAGCATTGTGACAGCAGTCGGCTTCTCCAAGGGCCTCTGGATGGAGTGTGCCACACACAGCACAGGCATCACCCAGTGTGACATCTATAGCACCCTTCTGGGCCTGCCTGCTGACATCCAGGCTGCCCAGGCCATGATGGTGACATCCAGTGCAATCTCCTCCCTGGCCTGCATTACCTCTGTGGTGGGCATGAGATGTACAGTCTTCTGCCAGGAATCCCGAGTCAAAGACAGAGTGGCGGTAGCAGGTGGAGTGTTTTTCATCCTTGGAGGCCTCCTGGGCTTCATTCCTGTTGCCTGGAATCTTCATGGGATCCTGCGGGACTTCTACTCACCACTGGTGCCTGACAGCATGAAATTTGAGATTGGAGAGGCTCTTTACTTGGGCATTATTTCTTCCCTGTTCTCCCTGATAGCTGGAATCATCCTCTGCTTTTCCTGCTCATCCCAGAGAAATCGCTCCAACTACTACAATGCCTACCAAGCCCAACCTCTTGCCACAAGGAGCTCTCCAAGGCCTGGTCAACTTCCCAAAGTCAAGAGTGAGTTCAATTCCTACAGCTTGACAGGGTATGTGTGA